GGGTGAGAAGTCTTCGTCCACGAGCTGCCACCCCAGGCCGCGATACGTCCCCAATTCCTTCGAGTAATTTTTGAAAGCTGCTTCCAAAACGGGTGGAGAAAGCACTTCTTTCCCCTCATACCTGCCCAAGTTCAACAAACACTGGACATACTTCGTCAAATCACCGACCGTAGAAAAAAGACCCGCGTGTCCGCTGACTCCTCCAAAAGCATCTGCATTTTCATCATGGACACTCCCCCACTGATAATCTTTGAGATGCTCCCGATATTCCGTCGCTGCTATTCTTTTTTTATATTTGTCATCAGGATTGAAAAATGTCTCATTCATCCCTAGAGGCCCATAAATCGTTTCCCTGCAGTAATCTGCTAGATTCTTAGAAGATAAAACCTCTACAATATAGCCTAATAAAATAAAATTCAAATCACTGTAAATAACCTTTTCGTCCAGCTCCACCGATTTAAATAAATTTGCTATATCTTTAACTGCTTCTTCTGTCGTATACTTCTTTCGATGAAAATTCAATGATGCTGGCAGTCCGCTCGTATGTGTCAGGAGATGTTTAATGGTGATTTCATTAGAGTTGAAAAACGGGAGGATGCGGGAAACACGGTCATTCAAATCAATGCTTCCGCTTTCGATTAAGTGGAGAATCGCTGGCGTTGTGGCACACACTTTCGTTAATGAAGCTAAATCAAAAATGGTATCGGTGCTCATCGGAATCTTTTCCTTTGAATGAGCTGTACCGAATGCCTTTTGGTATAAGACATCGTCTTTTGTGACAATGGCCAACACTGCACCTGGCATCATTTGTTCTTCTATCCATCGATCGATAAATTTCTCCAGATGGGCTACTCTAACCTGTTTTAATTTCATAGTATAAGCCTCCCTACTTCCGTCGATAGCTTTGCTGAATGGCATTTCTTGATTTCCGCAGATAATCAATGGAAGGATCATAGTTTCTTCCTGCGGCTCCAATGAATAAAATATCAATCACATTTAATTGAACAATCCTCGAAGACGTCGCGGCACTCCTCATATCCGATTCAGATGATAGCGTTTCCAAATGAATGTCTACTTCTTTTGCAAGGCCATTTGTGCCGAACTTAGTGAGTCCAATCGTCAATGCCCCGTTTTCCTTTGCCTGCTTGATAGCCTCAATCACGTGCACGGTTTCCCCAGAATAGGAAATTCCCACAGCTACATCGTTAGACCCTAATGTGACAGCAGAAGTCAGCTGCATATGGGAGTCCATATAAGCCGTACAGTGTTTATTGATCCTCATGAATTTATGCTGCCCGTCAATCGCTGCCAGCTGTGAAGCACCTGCCGCATAAAAATCGATTCGGTTAGCCAAATGCAGCGCTTCTACTGCCTGTTCAATTTTCTCAGGATCCAATACTTTTAAAGACTCCTTCAGTGAATACATACTGTTGTTCGTAATGGTTTCAATTAATGTTGGTACATCATCATTCGGCTGGACCTCTTTAAATTCCTCACCGCCGTTTGCGGCCGTCTGCAAATCCCCGGCCACCCGCAGCTTCAAGTCTCTGAACCCATCCATCCCGGTGGTTTTGCATAAACGAATGATTGCGGAAGGGCTGGAATCACTCCGCTTCGCCAGTTCCTGAATTGAAAGTCTAATGATTTCTTCCGGGTTTTCCAAAATATATTTTGCCGCTTTTTGTTCTGGCCGATTAATTGACGACATGCATTCCCTAATAAGAGCCATCCCACCGTTGATCATGCTTCTCATTCCTTTTATTCCAATTATTAATCCCCATTTCAGATCAATGTATCAGTAGAATAAAACACCCCATGGCGTTTAGCAAGAAAAAACATTCTTTACTCCTTTGCTTGATGTATTTCTTTATTATCTACACACCATTCCATCGCTTTTCGGAAATGACCATTATTTTCTGCCAGCGCATTCGCTGCCCTCTTCTGATTGATTCCATACGTAATCATTAAAATGGCCGCCCTCGCGTCTCCTTTTGCCTGTTCGATTGCCTCTCTTACAATGGAATCATCTGCACCAGTGATTTCCTTAACAATTGTAAAGACCCTGATCCTTAATTTATGATTCGTCGACTGCACATTGACCATTAAGTTATTGTATACTTTTCCGAGCTTGATCATTGCAGCAGTTGAGAGCATATTCAATACCATTTTTTGCGCGGTCCCAGCTTTAAGCCTGCTCGATCCCAGAACGATTTCCTGGCCTGAATTCACTTCAATCGGAAATTGAACCATGGAACTTAGCTTTGTATTTGAAAGGCAAGAGATCCCAATAGTGGCGGCTCCAATCTCTGCTGCCTTCTCCATGGCTCCTAACACGTAGGGGGTGGTTCCGCTTGCTGCTATCCCTACAACGACATCCTTTTCCCCTACTCGGGAAGCAATGGCTCTTTTCCCTTCTTGAAAATCGTCTTCTGCATTTTCAATCGGGTATCTAATCGCCAATTCACCACCCGCAATGATTCCGGTGACCAATTCTTCGTCCACCCCAAATGTCGGAGGGCACTCTGAGGCATCCAAAACACCTAAACGGCCGCTTGTACCTGCACCTATATAAAATAAACGCCCTCCCTTTTCCATTGACTCTACGATGCTTTTCACAGCCATTTCAATATGAGGCAAAGCTTTTTCCACTGCATGCGCAACTTTTTTGTCTTCCTCATTCATTAAGGTCAAAATATCTTTCACACTATACGTATCAAGTGGTTGTGGATATTCTTTTGCAGACTCCTTCACCATTGCTTCATCTCCTCAACTCATTGAATTTAATTGTCTGATGCAGCCCACCAGTTCATCTGAAATGGAATGAATAACAATAGAAGGAAAGAGGTCTGTTGTGATTGGAACTTCCAACTTTGTTTCCTTCCGCCATTTTTCTTCACACAACTTTTTGCATTCATCCTCTTGAATACGTTCAAATGGTGACTTACCCTTTAAAGTTTCAGGCAGTTTTCGATAAATGAATATGGAGGGAATGCTATTTTGGTTTGCCACACATACATCGTGGTCAATGCGGTCACCTACGTGTGCAGCAATTTCCCCTTGCTCCATTAATCCAGCCAGGATTTCATTCTGCGGTTTTGCATACCCAACTTCTTCAGGAGTAATGACTTGATCGAAAACCGTATTTAGTTTTAAAAATTCCATTACCGGCAGTTGGTACTTGGAATAGCCGTTTGTTACGGCCGCAAGCTTATAGCCCTCTTCTTTCAAAGTCTGCAATGCTTTTAAAATTTCGGGTTCCAATAAGTACACTTTTTCCTCCACAGAATGTCCCTTAACAAGCTCCTCAATTTGAATATCAATAGGCACCCCGTGCTGATCGCAAAGATCCTTTACGATTCCGTCCCAGTCATACGCTTCGTAGATACGGTTTTCATTCATACGCTTCTGATGCTCTTGCACCAAGGCTTTTTGGACAGCCAGATCTTTTGAAATCTTCTCTTGCAGCAACGCCTCTATTTCAGGGAACACCCACCCTACGAAAGGGTTTTGCATAAGCGTTCCGTCAAGGTCGAAAGTAATCCATTTTTCACCCATTATTTCATCGCTCCCTGTGTCAAACCGTCAATGAATGTACGTGAAGCAAAAATAAAAGCGATGAGAAGCGGCAAGGAAGAAATCGTCAATCCGGCAAATAATAGATTCCACTGGGTATCATATTCACCAAATAAGGACAGCATCCCTAAAGGAATCGTTCTCAGCTCCTCGCTCCGGATAAAAATCAATGGGTAGAAAAAGTCATTCCAAACATTGACTAAATTTACAATCCCAACAATCGCAATGGATGGCTTCATTAATGGGAGTACGATTTTATAATAAACTTGGAATTCGCTGCATCCATCCATTTTCGCTGACTGCTCGAGATCTTTCGGCAGAGTCCGGAAAAATCCATAGAATAGAAATACGGCGAAAGGAATACCGCCTGCAACATATACAAGAATCAGAGATAAACGAGTGTCCAGCAACCCCATATCCCGCATGATTAAATACAATGGAATGATTGCCAGTTTCATAGGAAGCATCAGGCCAATCATAAAGAAGAATAGAATAACCGGGTTCCACTTAAAGGAGAACCTCGCCAAATAGAAACCAGCCATAGATGCTGCTACAATGACAATGACAACCGAACAGGAACTGACAATGATGCTGTTCCAAAAATACCCTGAAAAGTTCACTTTATCCCAAACCTCAGTGTAGTTCTCAAACGAAAATTGTTTTGGCAGTGCCAATGGAGATGTGAAAAGCTCCAATTTCGTCTTAAATGAAGACATGATCATCAAGAAAATAGGATAAAACGAAATAAAGGTAAGGACAATTAAAAATATATATTTTAAGGACTGTGTTTGCCATTTAACACGCAATTTTCTCTCCCCCTAACGTTCAAAATCTTTGCGCTTGAAGTAATACAGCAATATCGATGTCGCACAGGCAATAATCAAGAATAAGATTACTGCGATTGCGGAACCAAGACCGAGGGCTTGACCGCCTTCAGCAGAGCCAAATGCCAAACGGTAGAAATACGTGCCAAGTACGTCTGTGGAATAGTACGGTCCTCCCGCAGATCCCTGCATGGCAAAAATGAGCTCGAACGTTTCGAATGATCCAATGAATGTAAGGATTGTCATGGTCATGACAGAATTCATTACCATCGGGAGCGTAATTTTAAAGAGCATGGACACTCCATGAGCCCCATCAATTCTCGCTGCTTCAAAAATCTCTTTGTCGACAGACTGCAAGCTTGCAAGGAAGATCAACATAGAGAAACCAATTCCGGCCCAGCTATGGATCAGGACAATCGTCACCAACGCGGTGCTTGTATTGCCAAGCCATGGCTGTGCAAGAAAGTCCAGTCCAACGGTCTTTAACAAAACATTAATCGCACCCGAAGTTGGATTTAAAATCAAACTGAATAAGAAACCGATGACGATAACCGATAAAAGCTTCGGTACGAAGAAAATCGTCTTAAAGAATCCTTTTCCTTTCAGGCGGCTGTTAATGACAAGCGCCAGCGCAAACGCAATGGTCAATTCAGTAAAGAAGGTCACAATAAAAAAAATCCAGTTGTGGGTAAAGGCTCGAATGAACGTTTCTTTGAACGGTGATTCCGTCAGCAGTGTAGTAAAATTCTGAAACCCGACAAACGAGTCGCGGCTAAAGCCATCCCACGAATAAAAACTGTTTATGACCGCCGTTATCAATGGATATAGTTGAAAAACTCCGTACAATACCACGGCTGGAAGCAGGAAAAGATGAACTAGATGCTTCCTCATTCTTTGTTTCAATGGTGCCTTCGTTTTCGGCTTTGTACTAATAATTGGTGCTTCTGTAGAAGCTTTAAGATTACTCATGAATCCTACCCTCCCATAGAGAAAAGAAATAGAGACAGGTATAAATACTTGCCTCTATTTTTTTATCCGCTATTTAACTTTTCTTATTTAGCCTTTTCGTAGCTTTCCTCTGCCTGTTTGGCAACCTCATCAACAGAAAGCTTTCCTAAATACATACCTTGAAGGGCGTTCTCAAATGTTGTTTTAGTTGTTGGTTCCCCTTTTCCAAAATGTACAAGCATCAAATATGGAGTTGAAGATTGATCTACTGCTTCAGCAAGCTTGCTGAC
This DNA window, taken from Falsibacillus pallidus, encodes the following:
- a CDS encoding serine hydrolase domain-containing protein; amino-acid sequence: MKLKQVRVAHLEKFIDRWIEEQMMPGAVLAIVTKDDVLYQKAFGTAHSKEKIPMSTDTIFDLASLTKVCATTPAILHLIESGSIDLNDRVSRILPFFNSNEITIKHLLTHTSGLPASLNFHRKKYTTEEAVKDIANLFKSVELDEKVIYSDLNFILLGYIVEVLSSKNLADYCRETIYGPLGMNETFFNPDDKYKKRIAATEYREHLKDYQWGSVHDENADAFGGVSGHAGLFSTVGDLTKYVQCLLNLGRYEGKEVLSPPVLEAAFKNYSKELGTYRGLGWQLVDEDFSPVGHIFPQDSIGHTGFTGTSLWFNPRLGFGVILLTNRVHYGRDTDIIRFRRILHTLAATALETGGQVPRPTSDN
- a CDS encoding MurR/RpiR family transcriptional regulator; the encoded protein is MRSMINGGMALIRECMSSINRPEQKAAKYILENPEEIIRLSIQELAKRSDSSPSAIIRLCKTTGMDGFRDLKLRVAGDLQTAANGGEEFKEVQPNDDVPTLIETITNNSMYSLKESLKVLDPEKIEQAVEALHLANRIDFYAAGASQLAAIDGQHKFMRINKHCTAYMDSHMQLTSAVTLGSNDVAVGISYSGETVHVIEAIKQAKENGALTIGLTKFGTNGLAKEVDIHLETLSSESDMRSAATSSRIVQLNVIDILFIGAAGRNYDPSIDYLRKSRNAIQQSYRRK
- the murQ gene encoding N-acetylmuramic acid 6-phosphate etherase — protein: MVKESAKEYPQPLDTYSVKDILTLMNEEDKKVAHAVEKALPHIEMAVKSIVESMEKGGRLFYIGAGTSGRLGVLDASECPPTFGVDEELVTGIIAGGELAIRYPIENAEDDFQEGKRAIASRVGEKDVVVGIAASGTTPYVLGAMEKAAEIGAATIGISCLSNTKLSSMVQFPIEVNSGQEIVLGSSRLKAGTAQKMVLNMLSTAAMIKLGKVYNNLMVNVQSTNHKLRIRVFTIVKEITGADDSIVREAIEQAKGDARAAILMITYGINQKRAANALAENNGHFRKAMEWCVDNKEIHQAKE
- a CDS encoding HAD family hydrolase, whose product is MGEKWITFDLDGTLMQNPFVGWVFPEIEALLQEKISKDLAVQKALVQEHQKRMNENRIYEAYDWDGIVKDLCDQHGVPIDIQIEELVKGHSVEEKVYLLEPEILKALQTLKEEGYKLAAVTNGYSKYQLPVMEFLKLNTVFDQVITPEEVGYAKPQNEILAGLMEQGEIAAHVGDRIDHDVCVANQNSIPSIFIYRKLPETLKGKSPFERIQEDECKKLCEEKWRKETKLEVPITTDLFPSIVIHSISDELVGCIRQLNSMS
- a CDS encoding carbohydrate ABC transporter permease is translated as MRVKWQTQSLKYIFLIVLTFISFYPIFLMIMSSFKTKLELFTSPLALPKQFSFENYTEVWDKVNFSGYFWNSIIVSSCSVVIVIVAASMAGFYLARFSFKWNPVILFFFMIGLMLPMKLAIIPLYLIMRDMGLLDTRLSLILVYVAGGIPFAVFLFYGFFRTLPKDLEQSAKMDGCSEFQVYYKIVLPLMKPSIAIVGIVNLVNVWNDFFYPLIFIRSEELRTIPLGMLSLFGEYDTQWNLLFAGLTISSLPLLIAFIFASRTFIDGLTQGAMK
- a CDS encoding carbohydrate ABC transporter permease translates to MSNLKASTEAPIISTKPKTKAPLKQRMRKHLVHLFLLPAVVLYGVFQLYPLITAVINSFYSWDGFSRDSFVGFQNFTTLLTESPFKETFIRAFTHNWIFFIVTFFTELTIAFALALVINSRLKGKGFFKTIFFVPKLLSVIVIGFLFSLILNPTSGAINVLLKTVGLDFLAQPWLGNTSTALVTIVLIHSWAGIGFSMLIFLASLQSVDKEIFEAARIDGAHGVSMLFKITLPMVMNSVMTMTILTFIGSFETFELIFAMQGSAGGPYYSTDVLGTYFYRLAFGSAEGGQALGLGSAIAVILFLIIACATSILLYYFKRKDFER